The following are from one region of the Spirochaetae bacterium HGW-Spirochaetae-1 genome:
- a CDS encoding DEAD/DEAH box helicase has protein sequence MSFENLQLITPILEALKTEGYTTPTPIQEQAIPIILKKRDLLGCAQTGTGKTAAFAIPLLQQLFEDRRSPKESRPIKVLILTPTRELAIQIGESFARYGKKTGLRQTVIFGGVPQKAQTDALRRGVQILIATPGRLLDLMEQKYIDLKNIEHFVLDEADRMLDMGFIHDVKKIIAKLPKKRQTLFFSATMPPTISKLADSILTDPERVSVTPVSSTVESISQSLYYVDKKNKKPLLLHLLKDPAIITALVFTRTKHVADKITRDLVKAGIRAEAIHGNKSQNARQRALENFKTKRTRVLVATDIAARGIDVVELSHVINYDLPNVPETYVHRIGRTGRAGLSGIALSFCDGEERICLADIHKLIARKITVIEGHPFPAMETSPALNKQIPSKSFSGKPAVHDTKQYAVRKPVARPRYAKR, from the coding sequence ATGTCATTCGAAAATCTGCAACTCATCACGCCTATTCTGGAGGCTTTAAAAACAGAAGGATATACAACACCGACACCCATACAGGAACAAGCCATTCCCATCATTCTGAAGAAAAGGGACCTGCTCGGTTGCGCCCAGACAGGAACAGGGAAGACCGCGGCATTTGCCATCCCCCTGCTTCAACAGCTCTTTGAAGACAGGCGATCACCTAAGGAATCACGACCCATCAAGGTGCTGATACTGACTCCCACCAGGGAGCTTGCCATTCAAATCGGTGAAAGCTTCGCCCGGTACGGGAAAAAAACCGGACTGAGGCAAACGGTCATTTTCGGCGGCGTGCCGCAGAAGGCCCAGACCGACGCCCTCCGGAGGGGTGTGCAGATTCTTATCGCCACGCCCGGCAGACTTCTTGACCTTATGGAGCAAAAATATATAGACCTGAAAAATATTGAGCATTTTGTCCTCGATGAAGCCGACCGTATGCTGGATATGGGATTCATCCACGATGTAAAGAAAATCATCGCGAAACTCCCGAAAAAAAGGCAGACGCTGTTTTTTTCAGCTACAATGCCGCCGACGATTTCCAAGCTGGCCGATTCAATACTGACAGACCCGGAACGGGTCTCGGTGACTCCCGTTTCGTCTACCGTTGAATCCATCAGCCAGTCCCTGTATTATGTCGACAAAAAGAACAAGAAGCCGCTGCTTCTTCACCTCTTGAAAGACCCTGCGATAATTACCGCACTGGTATTCACCCGCACAAAGCATGTGGCTGACAAGATCACCCGGGACCTGGTTAAAGCCGGCATACGGGCCGAGGCAATTCACGGCAACAAGTCGCAGAATGCACGGCAGCGTGCGCTGGAGAATTTTAAAACAAAGCGAACACGGGTGCTTGTAGCAACGGACATTGCGGCCCGGGGCATTGATGTTGTAGAGCTGTCCCATGTTATTAATTATGATCTGCCCAATGTACCCGAAACCTATGTTCACCGCATCGGACGGACAGGCAGGGCGGGGCTCAGCGGGATCGCTCTTTCATTCTGCGATGGGGAAGAAAGAATTTGCCTGGCCGATATACATAAATTGATAGCACGAAAGATAACAGTGATAGAAGGACATCCGTTTCCCGCGATGGAAACATCACCCGCACTGAACAAACAGATTCCGTCGAAGAGTTTTTCAGGGAAACCGGCTGTTCATGACACAAAACAATACGCGGTAAGAAAACCGGTAGCCAGGCCACGGTACGCGAAGAGATGA
- a CDS encoding KamA family radical SAM protein — protein sequence MEEKFTSVLFLSLSESWRSILRSGDDIHKIRENLLNHINERHFITYSDKDSDMHDLDLIIIRDCARVLRGILNPRSEKLAGFSVLAELINAAAGKTDPSLSEAFWAELCHLVRGIEGQFRFHENTEFSFADTGDLKGRDAAQSRSLELDLIHKHVENKMSLYRCGLDNQFIELRDTNKKMILAGMGAETRNWTDWHWHLQKIARDEKSLSDYAFLTEKEKENIKRANSLGIPFGVTPYYASLFERSGNGEDRALRAQVLFPENYINSFQNGCGEDNINDFMLETDTSPTDLITRRYPDIVILKAYNSCPQICVYCQRNWEIKGPLEPGAMADKDQLVAAIRWIEEHEAISEVLVTGGDPLVLSDSKIRDILQKLSAIDHIKRIRIGTRTLVTLPMRFTDALCDILASFRIPGRRELSVITHIQHPLEVTPEFVKAAEKLKSRGISIYNQLVFTFYISRRFEAARLRSLIKLCGVDPYYSFYPKGKSETADYRIPIARILQEHKEESRLMPGLARTDEPVYNVPGLGKNHLNAWQNRDLISIGKDGARVYEFHPWEKKIADQKIYIGTDMPILDYLERLENIGESAEEYESIWYYF from the coding sequence ATGGAAGAAAAATTTACATCAGTGCTTTTCCTGTCATTATCGGAAAGCTGGAGGTCAATATTAAGATCGGGAGACGATATTCACAAGATAAGAGAGAATCTGCTGAATCACATTAATGAAAGGCATTTTATCACTTACTCGGATAAAGACAGTGACATGCATGATCTCGACCTTATAATAATCCGTGACTGCGCCAGGGTATTAAGAGGGATACTTAACCCGCGCAGCGAAAAACTTGCGGGTTTCAGTGTTCTGGCTGAACTTATTAATGCGGCAGCGGGAAAAACGGACCCGTCTCTCTCTGAAGCCTTCTGGGCTGAGCTCTGCCACCTGGTCAGAGGGATTGAGGGTCAGTTCAGATTTCACGAAAACACGGAGTTCTCATTTGCTGACACAGGCGATCTGAAAGGACGCGACGCCGCTCAGTCGCGCTCCCTGGAGCTTGATCTGATTCATAAGCATGTGGAAAATAAAATGTCCCTGTACAGATGCGGCCTTGATAATCAATTTATTGAGCTGAGAGATACTAACAAAAAAATGATCCTTGCCGGCATGGGAGCAGAAACGAGAAACTGGACTGACTGGCACTGGCATCTTCAGAAAATAGCCAGGGATGAAAAAAGCCTGTCGGATTATGCATTTCTTACAGAGAAAGAAAAAGAAAATATAAAAAGAGCCAACTCCCTGGGTATACCCTTTGGAGTAACCCCCTATTATGCTTCCCTTTTCGAAAGGTCCGGAAATGGCGAAGACAGGGCATTGCGCGCGCAGGTACTCTTTCCTGAAAATTACATCAATTCTTTTCAGAATGGATGCGGAGAAGACAATATAAATGATTTTATGCTCGAAACAGACACATCCCCGACAGACCTTATCACCCGGCGATATCCTGATATAGTAATACTGAAAGCGTACAATTCATGCCCACAAATCTGCGTTTACTGTCAGCGTAATTGGGAAATAAAGGGCCCTCTTGAACCGGGTGCCATGGCAGACAAAGATCAGCTCGTAGCCGCAATCAGATGGATAGAGGAACATGAGGCAATTTCCGAAGTACTGGTAACAGGAGGCGATCCTCTTGTATTGTCCGATTCAAAAATCAGAGATATTCTTCAGAAACTTTCTGCGATTGATCACATCAAGCGGATAAGGATAGGAACAAGAACTCTGGTAACCCTTCCAATGAGGTTCACTGATGCACTCTGTGATATCTTAGCCTCATTCAGAATTCCAGGCAGAAGGGAATTGTCTGTAATTACTCACATACAGCATCCTCTTGAAGTCACACCGGAGTTTGTGAAGGCGGCGGAAAAACTAAAATCGCGGGGGATATCAATTTACAACCAGCTTGTATTCACGTTTTACATTTCAAGACGTTTCGAAGCAGCAAGGCTGCGGAGTCTCATAAAGCTTTGCGGTGTTGATCCATATTATTCATTTTACCCGAAGGGAAAGTCTGAAACTGCCGACTACCGTATTCCCATTGCAAGAATACTGCAGGAGCACAAGGAAGAGTCGAGACTTATGCCGGGACTCGCCCGCACCGATGAACCGGTGTATAATGTTCCCGGACTTGGGAAAAATCACCTTAACGCGTGGCAGAACAGGGATCTTATCTCAATCGGAAAGGACGGGGCGCGTGTTTATGAATTCCATCCATGGGAAAAAAAGATCGCAGATCAGAAAATTTACATTGGAACAGATATGCCAATCCTCGATTATCTGGAAAGGCTAGAAAATATCGGCGAGTCTGCGGAAGAATATGAGAGCATCTGGTATTACTTTTAA
- a CDS encoding glycoside hydrolase — protein sequence MSHMRERIFIYSLSALLMVFLGVSGSSQSTENPLAGGKKPVAFNEVWAYLMAGEEGKVTGIEPFTDVCYFSAAINYRGKLAGQKKAPAVFAGKTTRVHLVIAELSNPALMHFCLNTGYGLRSSLIRDIVDAAADYHGVQLDFESVPAAEKDAFIGFVRELRSALGGKKILSIAVPPRRVSVDDAYDYAALAAVSDRIIVMAYDQHWSTSSPGAVASLWWCREVTAYAKSRVSADKLIMGIPLFARAWQDKKLARALTMNGLEEIKKNRSPEVQVCDRNGPYFTYREDVTVTVYFDDLDSIMQKMKLYSGERIKGISFWRIGQGSPDLWSYIDVSAVSSVDK from the coding sequence ATGAGTCATATGAGAGAAAGGATATTCATATATAGTTTATCGGCTCTATTGATGGTTTTTCTCGGTGTGAGTGGATCGTCTCAGAGTACTGAAAATCCTTTGGCGGGAGGGAAAAAACCCGTTGCCTTCAATGAGGTTTGGGCCTATCTCATGGCGGGAGAGGAAGGGAAGGTGACGGGCATTGAGCCCTTTACCGACGTATGCTATTTCAGTGCAGCCATAAATTATCGGGGAAAACTGGCGGGGCAGAAAAAGGCCCCGGCTGTTTTCGCGGGGAAAACAACAAGGGTTCATCTCGTCATTGCCGAATTGTCAAATCCTGCTCTCATGCACTTCTGCCTGAATACCGGTTATGGTCTGCGTTCCTCTCTTATTCGGGATATTGTCGATGCCGCTGCGGATTATCATGGCGTTCAGCTCGATTTTGAATCGGTACCCGCTGCTGAGAAAGATGCTTTTATCGGTTTTGTCAGAGAACTGCGGAGTGCGCTGGGTGGTAAAAAAATACTGAGCATAGCTGTCCCGCCCCGGCGGGTATCAGTGGATGATGCCTATGATTATGCGGCCCTGGCTGCCGTGTCGGACCGTATAATCGTCATGGCCTATGACCAGCATTGGAGTACAAGTTCGCCGGGAGCCGTGGCATCGCTCTGGTGGTGCCGCGAAGTGACTGCCTATGCCAAAAGCCGGGTCAGTGCCGATAAGCTGATCATGGGAATTCCCCTTTTTGCCAGGGCATGGCAGGACAAGAAACTGGCCCGGGCCCTGACCATGAATGGCCTGGAGGAAATCAAAAAGAACCGGAGTCCCGAGGTTCAGGTCTGCGACCGGAACGGTCCCTATTTCACCTACCGCGAGGATGTTACTGTCACTGTCTATTTTGATGACCTGGACTCGATAATGCAGAAAATGAAACTCTACTCCGGGGAGCGCATAAAGGGAATCTCTTTCTGGAGAATAGGCCAGGGGTCGCCCGATCTCTGGAGTTATATTGATGTCTCTGCAGTATCTTCTGTCGACAAATAG
- the mtnP gene encoding S-methyl-5'-thioadenosine phosphorylase, producing the protein MQKARVGVIGGSALYEINGARVIEEIQMDTPWGKPSDSISIVDIDGHRAAFLPRHGRGHVYLPHEVNYRANIAALKMLGVEEIIAFSAVGSLKEEIPPRDFVIPRQVIDRTRSRQSSFFGSGVAAHVGFADPFCLRLHDIIIPIIGETGLKYHTGETLICMEGPAFSTRAESFLYRSWGAGIINMSTLPEAKLAREAEICYAVICMSTDYDCWHEEEEDVTIDMVINNLNANADNAKKLIKKILISLNGDRSCPCAEAVKYAVITAPEKRDRTQCDKLRTILPQYF; encoded by the coding sequence ATGCAGAAAGCGAGAGTGGGCGTGATCGGAGGATCGGCCCTGTACGAGATAAACGGCGCCAGGGTCATTGAAGAGATACAGATGGATACACCCTGGGGAAAACCCTCTGACTCCATAAGCATTGTGGATATAGACGGGCATCGGGCCGCCTTTCTTCCCCGTCACGGCCGTGGGCATGTCTATCTTCCCCATGAGGTGAACTACCGTGCCAATATCGCCGCCCTGAAGATGCTGGGTGTGGAGGAGATCATTGCCTTCTCGGCCGTGGGGAGCCTGAAGGAAGAAATTCCTCCGCGTGATTTTGTTATTCCCCGTCAGGTTATCGATCGTACCCGTTCGAGGCAAAGCTCTTTCTTCGGCAGCGGTGTAGCCGCCCATGTGGGATTTGCCGATCCGTTTTGCCTGCGGCTTCACGATATCATCATCCCCATAATCGGGGAAACGGGACTGAAATACCATACGGGAGAAACGCTTATCTGTATGGAGGGACCGGCCTTTTCAACAAGGGCCGAGAGTTTCCTCTACCGGTCCTGGGGAGCCGGCATTATAAACATGAGTACACTCCCCGAAGCAAAGCTGGCCAGGGAGGCCGAAATATGCTATGCCGTAATCTGCATGAGCACCGATTATGACTGCTGGCATGAAGAGGAAGAGGATGTCACTATTGACATGGTTATCAACAACCTCAACGCCAATGCCGATAACGCTAAGAAACTGATAAAGAAGATATTGATCTCTCTGAACGGCGACCGCTCATGTCCCTGCGCCGAGGCCGTGAAATATGCTGTTATCACGGCGCCGGAGAAACGCGACAGGACTCAGTGTGATAAACTGCGGACTATACTGCCGCAGTACTTTTAG
- a CDS encoding amidohydrolase codes for MTITYICAYIVTNIRYETMIIDAHAHIFTPVMVQNRDNYFSDPNFALLYRNPSARMVTHQGLLDTMDSDGIDHSIAVGFPWHDSRYCREQNEYFADVHQLSGSRISAFGSVPLEQDANPGAWVREIKDMGLAGIGETGFYEGGMTPKSRKYLGKVMEAAAVHELPLCLHVNEPVGHRYAGKYEPDLAGLFDLVADYKDAVIIFAHWGGGLIFYELMPEVRELFRNFYYDTAASPFLYDNSIYSAALNIAGADKILFGTDYPLLKAGRYLDPIRETVPAEEDRNKILGDNARRILMLPGA; via the coding sequence ATGACAATCACGTATATTTGTGCGTATATTGTGACCAATATCAGGTATGAGACAATGATTATTGATGCACATGCACACATTTTTACTCCCGTCATGGTACAAAACCGTGATAATTATTTCAGCGATCCCAACTTCGCCCTACTGTACCGGAATCCATCGGCCCGCATGGTGACGCACCAGGGGCTTCTTGATACCATGGATTCCGACGGTATCGATCATTCCATTGCCGTTGGTTTTCCCTGGCATGATTCCCGGTACTGCCGGGAACAGAATGAATACTTCGCCGATGTACATCAATTGTCGGGTTCCAGGATAAGCGCCTTCGGCTCAGTTCCCCTGGAACAGGACGCGAATCCCGGCGCCTGGGTCAGGGAAATCAAAGACATGGGTCTTGCCGGTATTGGTGAGACGGGTTTTTATGAGGGAGGTATGACTCCCAAATCAAGAAAATACCTGGGGAAGGTCATGGAGGCTGCTGCTGTGCATGAGCTCCCCCTGTGCCTTCACGTGAATGAGCCCGTTGGTCACCGGTATGCCGGTAAATATGAACCGGACCTGGCCGGGCTCTTTGATCTTGTTGCGGATTACAAAGATGCAGTTATTATCTTCGCGCACTGGGGCGGCGGATTGATTTTTTACGAGCTCATGCCTGAGGTTCGGGAACTATTCAGGAACTTCTATTATGATACAGCCGCATCGCCCTTTCTCTATGATAATAGTATTTATTCCGCGGCTCTCAATATTGCCGGTGCTGATAAAATATTGTTCGGCACGGACTATCCTCTTTTAAAAGCCGGGCGATACCTGGACCCCATACGGGAGACCGTGCCCGCCGAAGAAGACCGGAATAAAATCCTGGGTGACAATGCCCGGCGCATTCTTATGCTGCCCGGTGCTTAA
- a CDS encoding acetyl-CoA C-acyltransferase, with the protein MKDVVIASIVRTPVGSFGGALKTVSAVDLGVIAVKEALKRANVKPEQVDNVLLGHVLQAAQGQNTARQVLIKAGIPQEVPALTINKVCASGLRSMSMAAQMIKAGDADIIVAGGMENMSLAPYALMNARYGYRMGNDNIIDVMINDGLWDAFNQYHMGITAENVGAQWKLTREELDTFSLASQQKAEAAITAGRFKDEIVPVEIAQKKGDPKIFDTDEYPKFGTTLEALARLKPAFKKDGIVTAGNASGINDGAAAAIIMSADKAKELGIKPLARIASYASAGVDPAIMGTGPIPASRKALKIAGWNPADLDLIEANEAFATQAIVVNRELGWDLSKVNVNGGAIAIGHPIGASGARIITTLIHEMKKRGAKKGIATLCIGGGQGSAITFEM; encoded by the coding sequence ATGAAGGACGTTGTTATTGCTTCAATCGTAAGAACCCCCGTTGGCTCCTTTGGAGGAGCTTTAAAGACTGTGTCAGCGGTTGATCTAGGCGTCATCGCCGTAAAAGAAGCCCTGAAGAGGGCCAATGTGAAACCGGAACAGGTGGACAATGTACTGCTCGGCCACGTATTGCAGGCGGCACAGGGACAGAACACGGCGCGGCAGGTCCTTATCAAAGCGGGCATTCCCCAGGAAGTTCCGGCCCTGACCATCAACAAGGTATGTGCTTCAGGTCTGCGTTCCATGTCTATGGCAGCCCAGATGATCAAGGCGGGAGACGCCGATATCATTGTGGCCGGCGGAATGGAAAACATGAGCCTTGCTCCCTATGCGCTCATGAATGCCCGGTATGGCTACCGTATGGGAAACGACAATATAATAGATGTCATGATAAATGACGGTCTCTGGGATGCCTTCAACCAGTATCACATGGGGATCACGGCTGAGAATGTGGGCGCGCAGTGGAAGCTGACCCGCGAGGAGCTTGATACATTTTCCCTGGCAAGCCAGCAGAAGGCCGAGGCGGCTATTACTGCAGGCCGATTCAAGGATGAGATAGTGCCCGTGGAGATAGCACAGAAAAAAGGCGACCCGAAAATATTCGATACGGACGAATATCCCAAGTTCGGCACAACCCTGGAAGCCCTTGCACGCCTCAAACCGGCCTTCAAAAAAGACGGCATTGTAACGGCCGGCAACGCCTCGGGCATCAATGACGGCGCGGCAGCCGCAATAATCATGTCGGCCGACAAGGCAAAAGAACTGGGTATCAAGCCCCTGGCCCGTATCGCATCCTACGCGTCGGCCGGCGTTGATCCCGCCATCATGGGAACAGGCCCCATCCCCGCCAGCCGCAAAGCGCTGAAAATAGCGGGTTGGAATCCTGCAGACCTGGACCTCATTGAGGCCAACGAAGCCTTCGCAACACAGGCCATCGTAGTCAACAGGGAATTGGGCTGGGACCTGTCCAAGGTCAACGTGAACGGCGGCGCAATCGCCATCGGCCATCCCATCGGTGCTTCCGGAGCGCGTATCATCACCACGCTGATCCACGAGATGAAAAAACGCGGAGCTAAAAAAGGCATCGCCACTCTCTGCATCGGCGGCGGCCAGGGATCTGCCATCACCTTCGAGATGTAA
- a CDS encoding molecular chaperone Tir: MQGGNKMIRKTTIVLTIIVPLFLSGCAMFSKPEGCVEGNCKQGPGKIQHPDGVTYTGTFKDGKKDGQGNMTWKDGSRYEGDFKDGAKAGEGTYTWTSGAQYKGSFANDQRSGKGTFTYPDGSVYEGNFEKGERSGTGSYLWKNGNRYNGEWKDGNMAGQGTMTWANGDTYEGQWQNNLMNGQGTYRWKNGFSYAGQWKDGLMDGEGTYNRIDGSKISGIFEKGKFLREK; encoded by the coding sequence ATGCAGGGAGGGAACAAGATGATACGTAAAACAACTATCGTACTGACTATTATAGTCCCCCTGTTCCTGTCAGGGTGCGCCATGTTCAGCAAGCCCGAAGGCTGTGTTGAAGGCAACTGCAAACAGGGGCCCGGAAAGATTCAGCACCCCGACGGGGTCACCTATACGGGAACATTCAAGGACGGCAAAAAGGATGGCCAGGGAAACATGACCTGGAAAGACGGGTCCCGATATGAGGGCGACTTCAAAGACGGTGCAAAGGCCGGGGAAGGGACCTACACATGGACGAGCGGAGCACAATACAAAGGTTCATTTGCCAATGATCAGCGCAGCGGCAAGGGGACCTTCACCTATCCCGACGGTTCGGTCTATGAAGGAAACTTCGAAAAAGGCGAACGCAGCGGGACAGGGTCCTATCTCTGGAAAAACGGCAACCGCTACAACGGAGAATGGAAGGACGGGAATATGGCCGGACAGGGAACCATGACCTGGGCAAACGGCGATACCTACGAAGGCCAATGGCAGAACAACCTGATGAACGGCCAGGGAACCTACCGCTGGAAAAACGGTTTTTCCTATGCAGGACAGTGGAAGGATGGGCTCATGGACGGAGAAGGAACCTACAATCGCATCGATGGTTCCAAAATATCGGGCATCTTCGAAAAGGGAAAGTTCCTGCGGGAAAAATAA
- a CDS encoding carnitine dehydratase produces MRGMLDGVRVLDFTANVSGPATTTFLVDMGAEVIKIEKPGLGDDSRLFPPHLNGFSTPFIVMNRGKKGMVIDLKKAEGKQLFKELVSNADVLVENHKPGTMEKYGLGYDELEKINPKLVMLSLSGYGQYGPLADRPAYDSIIQARTGFMATTGFPDGPPTKGGPILIDLATAMQAAFGICAALYAREKTGKGEFLDMSMYDVGINLMAGTWTNYTVTGKSQQRTGNRYPYVTPFDTYKAKDGYFMICSAGDITFHKICDAMGHPEMKTDERFNNLFTRNANEPVLTATIQEWVSKHTLEELEAISVKFDFPGAPVLEVSEVIEHPHTKARGLHVNVEQPNRGTVDIYGPPLKARNSSIKVQGPAPEHGQHTEWVLKEILNKSESEIDEIIETGAVGTVKTRESMAVK; encoded by the coding sequence ATGCGAGGAATGCTCGATGGCGTTCGTGTTCTTGATTTTACTGCAAATGTCTCAGGCCCGGCAACAACAACGTTTCTTGTCGATATGGGTGCAGAGGTAATCAAGATTGAAAAACCGGGGCTTGGCGATGACTCGAGGCTTTTTCCGCCTCACTTAAACGGATTCTCAACGCCCTTTATTGTCATGAACAGGGGTAAAAAAGGAATGGTTATCGACCTTAAAAAGGCAGAGGGAAAACAGCTTTTTAAAGAGCTGGTATCCAATGCCGATGTTCTGGTTGAAAACCACAAACCGGGTACAATGGAAAAATATGGACTGGGATATGATGAGCTGGAAAAGATCAACCCCAAGCTGGTCATGCTTTCCCTTTCCGGTTACGGACAATATGGTCCTTTGGCCGACAGGCCGGCTTACGATTCAATCATCCAGGCAAGGACTGGATTTATGGCTACGACAGGTTTTCCCGACGGTCCACCGACAAAAGGCGGTCCAATCCTTATCGACCTTGCCACAGCCATGCAGGCCGCTTTTGGCATATGTGCCGCACTGTATGCCCGCGAAAAAACCGGCAAAGGTGAATTTCTTGATATGTCCATGTATGATGTGGGTATAAACCTCATGGCGGGGACCTGGACAAATTATACAGTTACGGGAAAATCCCAGCAGCGTACCGGGAACCGCTATCCCTATGTAACCCCCTTCGATACCTATAAGGCGAAGGATGGTTATTTCATGATATGCAGCGCCGGTGATATTACATTCCATAAGATATGCGATGCCATGGGTCATCCCGAAATGAAGACCGATGAGCGTTTTAACAATCTCTTTACACGGAATGCCAATGAGCCCGTGCTTACAGCCACAATCCAGGAGTGGGTATCAAAGCATACTCTCGAGGAGCTCGAGGCCATATCGGTTAAGTTTGATTTTCCCGGAGCTCCCGTACTTGAGGTAAGTGAAGTCATAGAACATCCTCATACAAAGGCGCGGGGTCTCCATGTGAATGTTGAACAGCCCAACAGGGGAACCGTTGACATTTACGGCCCGCCGCTAAAGGCGCGCAATAGCAGCATCAAGGTTCAGGGACCGGCTCCTGAACATGGTCAGCACACCGAATGGGTGTTGAAGGAAATATTGAACAAGTCCGAGAGCGAGATCGATGAGATCATCGAAACCGGTGCCGTGGGCACGGTAAAAACCAGGGAATCAATGGCAGTCAAATAA
- a CDS encoding carnitine dehydratase: protein MRGMLDGVRVIDFTANISGPATTQFLTDMGAEVIKVEKPGGEDARFFPPYKNGFSGSFLVMNRGKKAITIDVKNPEGVMLFKELVGTADVLVENFRPGVMNKLGLGYDVLKEVNPKLVMLSLSGYGQYGPLSHLPAYDSIMQAMSGFMSSTGYDGGEPLKTGSIVLDLATAMNSAFSICAALFARERTGEGEYLDISMYDTAVNLLEVKWVDYTINGNLPRRTGNRYPHVTPFDSYKTMDGHVMICCAGDKTFQTLCNGMGMPDLIKDERFCNFFKRNENESELKKIVEDWAADKTSEQVFKVLSENGAPVAPINDIKAVFEHPHTEARGLKVDVDQPGAGIISIYGPSQKARNSEIKNRGYSPRVGEHNLWLLETVLGKGGAEMKSILASGAMGPVSEEVKAKIQ, encoded by the coding sequence ATGAGAGGAATGCTTGATGGTGTTCGTGTAATTGATTTTACCGCTAATATTTCCGGTCCTGCCACAACACAGTTTCTTACAGACATGGGGGCCGAGGTTATCAAGGTGGAAAAGCCCGGCGGTGAGGACGCACGGTTTTTCCCTCCTTACAAGAATGGATTTTCCGGTTCTTTCCTCGTCATGAACAGGGGCAAAAAGGCTATCACCATTGATGTGAAAAATCCCGAAGGTGTAATGCTTTTTAAGGAGCTTGTGGGAACGGCCGATGTACTGGTGGAAAATTTCAGGCCCGGTGTTATGAATAAACTGGGTCTCGGCTATGATGTATTGAAAGAAGTTAATCCGAAGCTGGTCATGCTGTCCCTGTCGGGATACGGCCAGTATGGTCCGCTTTCCCATCTTCCCGCCTATGATTCCATCATGCAGGCCATGTCAGGTTTTATGAGTTCCACGGGCTATGATGGAGGTGAACCTCTCAAAACCGGTTCTATTGTCCTGGATCTGGCCACGGCCATGAACAGCGCCTTTTCCATCTGCGCGGCTCTTTTTGCCAGGGAACGGACCGGTGAGGGGGAATATCTTGATATATCCATGTACGATACGGCCGTGAATCTGCTGGAGGTTAAATGGGTGGATTATACCATAAACGGGAATTTGCCACGGCGTACAGGGAATCGCTATCCCCATGTCACTCCCTTTGATTCCTATAAAACCATGGATGGACATGTGATGATCTGTTGTGCCGGAGATAAAACATTCCAGACGCTGTGTAATGGCATGGGCATGCCGGACCTCATAAAGGATGAACGCTTCTGCAATTTTTTCAAGAGGAATGAAAATGAATCAGAATTAAAGAAGATAGTTGAAGATTGGGCCGCTGATAAAACGTCAGAACAGGTTTTCAAGGTTCTCAGTGAAAACGGGGCACCGGTGGCTCCGATAAATGATATCAAGGCAGTATTTGAACATCCCCATACCGAGGCACGGGGCCTGAAGGTTGATGTTGATCAGCCCGGCGCCGGCATTATAAGCATCTATGGACCGTCCCAGAAGGCGCGGAACAGCGAGATAAAAAACCGGGGATACTCGCCCAGGGTAGGCGAGCATAATCTCTGGCTCCTGGAGACTGTCCTGGGTAAGGGCGGCGCAGAGATGAAGTCCATTTTGGCATCAGGGGCCATGGGACCGGTATCTGAAGAGGTGAAGGCTAAAATACAATAA
- a CDS encoding ModE family transcriptional regulator: MPCIMQDKPYVRIHCWLEKEGGVLFGLGRMQLLRKIEEYGSLKKAAEEMGMSYRGAWGKIKRTEELLGNNLIEKISNKEGYRLTAFGRELIEMYMNWISSVEDFAFARAGEIFPWPLESDKGSVSPSDDD; the protein is encoded by the coding sequence ATGCCCTGTATTATGCAGGATAAACCTTATGTACGGATTCATTGCTGGCTGGAGAAGGAAGGAGGAGTCCTTTTCGGCCTGGGGCGCATGCAGCTTCTCAGGAAGATCGAGGAGTATGGTTCCCTGAAAAAGGCGGCCGAGGAAATGGGCATGTCCTACCGGGGGGCCTGGGGAAAGATAAAGAGGACCGAGGAATTGCTGGGCAACAACCTGATTGAAAAGATCAGCAACAAAGAAGGATATCGCCTCACGGCATTCGGCAGGGAGCTCATTGAGATGTATATGAACTGGATCAGCTCAGTGGAGGATTTCGCCTTTGCCAGGGCTGGAGAGATATTTCCCTGGCCTCTTGAAAGTGATAAAGGATCGGTTTCGCCATCCGACGACGATTGA